One Ictalurus furcatus strain D&B chromosome 24, Billie_1.0, whole genome shotgun sequence DNA segment encodes these proteins:
- the pdpk1a gene encoding 3-phosphoinositide-dependent protein kinase 1a, whose protein sequence is MVSGQRRKLEAAEGMEAPVSQTHTLHTQQKKRPEDFKFGRILGEGSFSTVVLAKELSTGKEYAIKILLKLHIRKENKTHYVKRERDIMSSIDHPFFVKLYFTFQDAEKLYFGLSYAKNGELLRYIRKIGSFDETCTRFYAAEIVCALEYLHSIGIIHRDLKPENILLSEDMHVQITDFGTAKQFSSDSSQTRANSFVGTAQYVSPELLTEKSACKSSDLWALGCIVYQLVAGLPPFRAANEYLIFQKIIKLEYEFPEKFFPKAKDLVEKLLCSEPTKRLGCEEMGGYNPLRAHAFFESISWENLHLQTPPKLTPYLPAMAEDEEEYYGNYDDLLSQFSSMEVVHSSSSQALSVLTTLLPQRSTSNIEQYIHDLDSNSFELDLQFSSEEKQLLLQKQTSRNPWHQFVENNLILKMGPVDKRKGLFARRRQLLLTEGPHLYYVDPVNKVLKGEIPWSPELRPEAKNFKTFFVHTPHRTYYLMDPNGNADKWCKKIQEVWGKIYHNHQNTDM, encoded by the exons ATGGTAAGCGGACAGCGCAGGAAGCTCGAGGCGGCCGAAGGTATGGAGGCCCCTGTttctcagacacacactttacacactcaGCAAAAGAAACGACCCGAGGACTTCAAATTCGGCCGAATCCTCGGTGAAGGCTCCTTCTCAACC gtGGTTTTAGCAAAAGAGCTTTCTACAGGAAAGGAATATGCAA TCAAGATTCTTCTGAAGCTGCACATCAGGAAGGAGAATAAAACACACTATGTAAAAAGGGAGCGGGACATCATGTCCAGCATAGATCATCCCTTTTTTGTAAAGCTCTACTTCACATTTCAGGATGCTGAAAAATTAT ATTTTGGACTAAGTTACGCTAAGAACGGCGAACTGCTCCGCTACATTCGCAAAATAGGCTCTTTCGATGAGACCTGCACACGCTTTTACGCCGCAGAAATAGTCTGCGCTCTTGAGTATCTACATTCAATAGGAATCATTCACAG GGACCTGAAACCAGAGAATATTTTACTGAGCGAGGACATGCACGTTCAGATTACGGATTTTGGAACGGCGAAGCAGTTTTCCTCCGATAGCTCTCAAA CGAGAGCGAACTCTTTTGTCGGGACGGCGCAGTATGTTTCACCAGAACTGCTGACTGAAAAATCAGCATGTAAAAG TTCGGACCTTTGGGCTCTAGGCTGTATAGTTTACCAATTGGTGGCTGGATTGCCCCCCTTCAGAGCAGC GAATGAATACTTGATATTCCAGAAGATAATAAAACTGGAGTATGAATTTCCAGAGAAATTCTTTCCCAAAGCTAAGGATCTGGTGGAGAAGCTATTa TGTTCAGAGCCCACCAAGCGTCTAGGCTGTGAGGAGATGGGGGGCTACAATCCCCTGAGAGCCCACGCCTTCTTTGAGAGCATCTCTTGGGAGAACCTCCATCTGCAGACTCCTCCGAAACTCACCCCGTACCTGCCAGCCATGGCCGAGGATGAGGAGGAGTACTACGGCAAT TATGATGACCTCCTGAGTCAGTTCAGCAGCATGGAGGTTGTTCACTCCAGTTCCTCACAGGCTCTGTCGGTGCTGACCACGTTGTTGCCCCAGAGATCCACCAGCAACATCGAGCAGTACATCCATGACCTGGACAGCAACTCCTTTGAGCTGGACCTGCAGTTCTCCAGCGAGGAGAAGCAGCTGCTGTTGCAGAAGCAGACCAGCAGGAACCCCTG GCACCAGTTTGTTGAAAACAACTTGATATTAAAAATGGGACCAGTTGACAAAAGAAAG GGCTTGTTTGCTCGTCGAAGGCAGCTGCTACTGACGGAGGGGCCGCATCTTTACTACGTAGATCCTGTGAATAAAGTCCTCAAAGGGGAGATCCCATGGTCTCCTGAGCTGCGACCAGAAGCCAAGAACTTCAAGACTTTCTTCGTCCACACG CCACACAGGACGTATTATTTAATGGACCCCAACGGCAATGCGGACAAATGGTGTAAGAAGATCCAAGAAGTCTGGGGAAAGATTTACCACAATCATCAGAATACAGACATGTAG